A genomic segment from Nitrospira sp. encodes:
- a CDS encoding putative sensor histidine kinase, translated as MGIRGRFIGLLLVVTAALAVSFFGHTFLFEQWRVQHERQLHRSKILEELLRLQRLVMDVETSFRGYLLAEQQSFLEPIHSAEDRLATGIVRLADLTVDIPGLQAGVQVLSSRFKEFIDSKKQLVALVGTDQQDQVRLYVRNGNGRALFLTIEKAIGDFEIRIERELPVESMTYESWMQRVKWQLLLLEVLGVLVCVSLTVAWSLPKNTSFKQGVHFLH; from the coding sequence ATGGGTATACGCGGTCGGTTCATCGGACTCCTCCTCGTCGTCACGGCTGCCTTGGCCGTCTCTTTCTTCGGCCATACCTTTCTCTTCGAACAATGGCGGGTTCAGCATGAGCGGCAGCTCCATCGCTCGAAAATTCTCGAGGAACTGTTGCGGTTGCAGCGCCTTGTCATGGACGTGGAGACGAGTTTCCGCGGGTACCTGCTGGCTGAACAGCAATCCTTTCTCGAACCGATCCATTCAGCCGAAGACCGGCTGGCAACCGGCATTGTGCGGTTGGCCGACCTGACCGTCGACATACCGGGCCTGCAGGCCGGTGTACAGGTACTTTCCTCCCGCTTCAAGGAGTTCATCGACAGTAAAAAGCAGTTGGTGGCGCTTGTCGGGACGGACCAGCAAGACCAAGTTCGGTTGTATGTGCGAAACGGAAACGGCCGCGCGTTGTTCTTGACCATCGAAAAGGCCATCGGAGATTTCGAAATCCGGATTGAGCGTGAATTACCGGTCGAATCTATGACCTATGAGTCATGGATGCAGCGGGTCAAATGGCAGCTTCTCCTCTTGGAAGTCCTTGGGGTCCTTGTCTGTGTCTCCCTCACCGTGGCTTGGAGCCTTCCGAAAAACACGTCTTTCAAGCAGGGTGTTCATTTCCTCCATTGA